One window from the genome of Streptomyces sp. WZ-12 encodes:
- a CDS encoding GAF domain-containing SpoIIE family protein phosphatase, which yields MMQPPEQLPRPEPQFSDDLRQQQDAAGGRSQAQLQALLDAVLAISRELELPAVLRRIVTTAMDLVDARYGALGVLHESGEHLEEFIAAGLSEEERTALDGLEFPRGHGLLGHLIRHPEPLRVDEIGCHPAAAGFPPHHPHMRTLLGVAVSVRGRIYGDLYLTERRDGQPFDLADEEVVVALAGAAGIAIDNARLFQQVRDSAEQFQRLLLPTLPDLAPFTAAAVYRPAAAPAHLGGDWYDAAWLPDGAVGVVIGDVVGHDLHAAAAMAATRNMLRALLYDRCTPPSAILTQLDRTLHAITDTPVTTACLARIEPAGDDWQLHWSTAGHLPPLLITPDGGAAYLHADPGIPLGVDPAHPRSDHTHPLPARTTVVFFTDGLIEHPAHHINQDLNALLQLAAEHAEAPLDDLVQALVDHHPSDGHDDMALLALRTPDTPPGRRAGA from the coding sequence ATGATGCAGCCGCCCGAACAGCTCCCGCGACCGGAGCCGCAGTTCTCGGACGACCTGCGGCAGCAGCAGGATGCCGCGGGCGGCCGTTCCCAGGCACAGCTTCAGGCACTGCTGGACGCGGTGCTGGCCATCAGCCGGGAGCTGGAACTGCCGGCGGTGTTGCGCCGGATCGTCACCACCGCCATGGACCTGGTCGATGCCCGCTACGGGGCGCTCGGGGTGCTGCACGAGTCCGGGGAACACCTGGAGGAGTTCATCGCCGCCGGTCTGTCGGAGGAGGAACGCACGGCCCTGGACGGTCTGGAGTTCCCGCGCGGACACGGACTGCTCGGCCACCTCATCCGCCACCCCGAACCGCTCCGCGTCGACGAGATCGGCTGCCACCCGGCCGCGGCGGGCTTCCCGCCCCACCACCCGCACATGCGCACCCTGCTCGGGGTCGCCGTCAGCGTGCGCGGCCGGATCTACGGCGACCTGTACCTGACCGAGCGCCGCGACGGACAACCCTTCGACCTCGCCGACGAGGAGGTCGTCGTCGCGCTCGCCGGGGCCGCCGGCATCGCCATCGACAACGCCCGCCTGTTCCAGCAGGTCCGCGACAGCGCCGAGCAGTTCCAACGCCTCCTGTTGCCCACCCTGCCCGACCTCGCACCGTTCACCGCCGCGGCCGTCTACCGGCCCGCCGCCGCACCCGCCCACCTGGGCGGGGACTGGTACGACGCCGCCTGGCTCCCCGACGGCGCCGTCGGCGTCGTCATCGGCGACGTGGTCGGCCACGACCTGCACGCCGCGGCAGCCATGGCCGCCACCCGCAACATGCTGCGCGCCCTGCTGTACGACCGCTGCACCCCACCGAGCGCCATCCTCACCCAGCTCGACCGCACCCTCCACGCCATCACCGACACCCCGGTCACCACCGCCTGCCTGGCCCGCATCGAACCCGCCGGCGACGACTGGCAGTTGCACTGGTCCACCGCCGGCCACCTCCCGCCCCTGCTGATCACCCCCGACGGCGGAGCCGCATACCTGCACGCCGACCCGGGCATCCCCCTCGGCGTCGACCCCGCCCACCCCCGCTCCGACCACACCCACCCACTGCCCGCGCGCACCACCGTCGTCTTCTTCACCGACGGGCTGATCGAACACCCCGCTCACCACATCAACCAGGACCTCAACGCCCTCCTCCAACTCGCCGCCGAACACGCCGAAGCGCCACTGGACGACCTCGTCCAGGCACTGGTCGACCACCACCCCAGCGACGGCCACGACGACATGGCCCTCCTCGCCCTGCGCACCCCGGACACCCCGCCGGGCCGCCGCGCGGGCGCATGA